In the genome of Candoia aspera isolate rCanAsp1 chromosome 4, rCanAsp1.hap2, whole genome shotgun sequence, the window CCTTTCCCTGATCTGAACGATCATTTGATAATGGAGGAAATTATAATAGAATGTAATGAAGGATCAGTGGTCATGTTTTACTGTGTCTTGGGCTACTTGGCCTTTCTGGCCATTGACAGTTTCATTGTGGCCTTCTGAGTCTGGCAGCTACCTGACACTTTCAGtaaagccaagttcatcactttcagcatgttggttttttgcagtgtttggttGTCTTTTGTTCCAACCTACCTCAGTACTAAAGGAAAAtatatggtggctgtggagatcttctccatcttggcttccAGCGCCAGATTATTATTTTGCATCTTTAttcccaaatgctacattattgtgTTGAGGTCAGATCTGAACACTAAGGAGCAGCTAGTAAAGAGAAAGTATTGAGTTATCTAAGAGAATTGGTTCCTATCTTCTGTTATTAATTCACCTCCCTTGAGAAGGTTAATAGAATGTTGAATTTCCTACTAAAGTTCATATAGAAacatttcttgttttcctttctacTTAAAAATGGGAGATTGTGTTTCATCTTATTACAGACTTTGTAAAATACTTGCTCCAAAGTGTCCTGAAGTAAGAATTAACCTTTTTTTTATGTTGATAAAACATATTGGTTAGCCAATATCACATACTGATATTGTATAATACGTATTGGTTGGTCAATATCATGTGTTGATACTCTTATCATGTATTTTGTTGATTATTGTGTTTAAATTAACTTAGCCAGGCTGAACCCTTAtgattgctaaataaataaatgatagcctTCTTGGAATTttgtctcccccccccacacacacacacacacacatatcccatTGGTTTGATTACCAGGATTAATCTGGCATCTGAGAGAGGTAATAATGAGATCTTGGGGGGTTGTTatttgagaaatactggcatgGAGGATATCAGTGAATGATAAAATAATCAAGCAGAGATGGGacagcttctttctttttattgcttAAGGTTCTTATTCCACTCTTAGAATTTAAATGGCATTACTATGTTTTTGCCTTTctaaattaaagggagagatatGATTACAGTTATTTTTTGAAAACTGAACATGTTAAACAAGTAGACTCTCTTTAGTCAGAACTAAGCACTACCATACCATATCCAATACAGCTCAGTACCACGTACTGTATGTGTTTCCACAGGTAATATTCATGATCCCAATTCATTGGTTGCATACCCAGGTGTATTATCATTCTTAGTCTTGTCTATAGCTCTGTGTGTTTTCACTTCACAATCTATCACTACACCACTATACTAGAAATGTCATGAAGGCACtattaattcaataaataagtatataatgAGTGAAAAGTTTCTGAGATACTTCTGTTCCCATTCTGAAATGTCTGAGTTTCTTttactctcttttaaaaaaaaattcatatggcTTATTGCAATCAGCAATCCATTTGGCTACTTTGTACATCATGGCCCCCAATGAAGGTCTTCAGTGCCATTTATTCCTCCATTTCAGGTAGAAATCAGTTGGGCTCACTGTTACTGACAATGAAGGTGGAGataatgttggcagagtgctagaaagcctttggcccaggacagatcagaaaagtcacacaccaggcatttctataaaaataattttatttacagaaaacaaacatatttaaaggctgtttgctgagaggagagatttctctcagctgcatattctctgcaagcctacacagaagggaaactgaaactgaaacaagtccaggcaagctcctccccttaggcaatgcaaccattaacacgtgaaaaggggacaattaaattcaacctcttcacctggccaaaatgattagttaccatagtaactttaatctgtagtaaaaacatattaacagataaTTTCTTAAAGACAATGGACATGATGCTTCTGCAGAATAGAATCTGTTCAGTATTTGTGAACATTTCAACATTTCATTTTACAAGTACTGTTAATAACAGAGCATtatggaaatggcttgccattgccaaCTCCTGAGCTGGtggttttttctttgtctttatttTGTTACTTTGCGATGGTGGAGAAAATTTGAAGCTGTTGACTtccattattctttaataaactgtTTATTACTTCTACTTTCCATTTTGGACTTCCAGAACTCATAAGCCTGTTTAATAACCTTTAGTGCTCAAGTCCCAACAGAATTTATGCAGTGAAAGGCATAACTTGTTTATACCTCAACTGTTCTACTATCTCCCCTATAATTATGGAAATCACTATAATATTCCACAGTGCTAAAACCTCCAGTGACTTTCCAGAAGAGGTATCAACCAAATCTGAATGTCTTATATGTACCCTGGTCTTCTGTCAATAGCAAAATTAGGGACAAGGGAATGGGAGGGCTCTGTTACTTTGGCCAGCTTCTCTCTCATAATGCATACATGAGATTTCAAATGTTGATTCTCAGGTGGCCCTCAGCCTGCTTTTGTAATTTGAAGGAGAGAAAGGACATAGAGAAAGGACATTTCCATCTGGGAAATAAATCTGTCAGCCATCCAATCACTCAGATTGAAATCTGGCCAACGGTCATAATAATGTAGCAGAGAGAAATGGGAGGGTTAATGTGCAGATGGAACACTGTCATCAGAATGGGAGTAATGctacttctctttcttttcctctttcttcccaaTGTGGTGAGCAGCACAGATGCTTTTTCATGCACTGGACATGATCCTCTCTATATCCCACATGAATGGTATGAACCAGGTGATTTCCTCATTGGTGGGATGGTGTCACATATCCATTACATTTTCTCCAACATTTTGTTCAACAAACACCCTTCTCAGGAGTCATTTAACCTCCCAATGTAAGAAATTTTCACCACCCCCACTCTACACATTAGCCCCGTAAAAATGcttattattttactgtttttttcatgtttatttgaCTGTTTGCAAAGTACTTAGTTTtgaaaagatggatggatggatggatggatggatggagacagcAGTAATTTGTtgataagaaaatgaaatgaaagcttcACTGTGAGGAGAATCTGCTCATATTATCAGAATACTTCAGAATCCAACTGTACTCTACTTTAGTACATAGGGTGGAATTATTCCGGAAGGGACACAATGACCCAAAATCTGCACAGAtcccattttctctttcctcGCTGCTAGCTCTAATACATAGATTTTGAGCTTTCCCAttacagaaggggaaaatggaaGAATAGCCTTTACTATGCCAGAGTTGCATTTATAAAGGGATATGGCACCCatgttattttgaatttcatgGGGAAAACATGGTctgaaagtggaagaaaaaaattaagaggtATACTGTAAAATAGTTTGGAAAACAATCATAGTATAAGTTGCTTAATTATCAGGACCACATATGCTGGGTTTAAATTCCTTCTTCACATTAGGGCTTTCACTAAATATTGGAAGTGATGAGTCAACAATCCAAGTTTTGTTTCCTCTGTTTTTTTCTACAATGATTCTTACATTTATTATCAATTTGTGGTTGTTTTCACatcctttttatatgtatttcctTTTGCCAATCTGTTCTTCTCAAcagattctttctttttttttcctcctatctcTTGTTTCATACTTGAGGCTTCACTCATAAAAATTTCACTCATATATTCAGATATACAATTCCACTAATGACACAATTTCTGTGGAAAAAATGTACTTCATCAGAAATGTTCTTCATGTTGATTCTGGTTATTTGTTCTTATATTCATATATAAAAGACATTGTTTTAGGTTTCTATGCATATGAATGGATCTGATCCTGCTGAGATGATTTCTTAGTAATGGCTTTAGACATTCTGCCAGTTTCATGAGAAAATTATCTGGACAACCCAGTTTAAGccctggatggctgctcctcagtGCAATCAACCCTGAGGTAGAAGAACCAGTAGTTGACCAGTAATGAGTCACATTAAAAAGCAGTTTTATCATCCATGACCTTCCAGTCTCAAACtgtcaaaaaataaaaagtggaaatAAAATTGTGTTCTGACAGCTCTATGCTGCTTAGAAGTGCTCTGAGAAATCAAAGATACGATTTGGGTGAAAAACTGATCCAAACAGGCTTCATGTTATGGTATGAAAGCCTGAAGCCACAATTTACTCCAGGGTAGCCACAACACATTTTCAAATAGGATGCTAATTTGATTAACTTTACTTAAATTGTGTTCCTTTTGTATAGTGAGGCACATACAGCTCTCCATTCAACGCTGTATCCATAGTGTCATAAAGTGATTTTGTACTTTAAACAAAACTATCATCTAACAAAAAATTCCTCTATTTCCAGAGTGGTGACCAAATTCTACCagcatatctgtcatgagtgccgttgagctgaagacatcagcgcaatggcacacatgacaataacgaggaaacaggggaaggggctcaagataagtagccatcaacttacaaagactgaaggacaagagacaatggctaaacggatcgcgaggcacacccaagctgttagcgctagcgcaacggagatcgcccagctgacagcaatcaccggaggaatagggaaaccgatgatgggcgatcccggagcgccagcggggcctcgcaacccctcacctaccggcaagacagcgtgttggacaaagggggggtgacgtaacctcgagtgagggggcgctgaccggcgcggggtatttaaaccccgcaccggcgcgctcctgtcactctcagcttttttctacaactgtactacgctatgaataaaccagagcctgcttcaactgaaccagtgtctgtgtgttactcagcggtaggcagtgcatgacaatatCCTAGCCTTGGTCTTTGCTATTGATGAGATCAATAACAATCCCAAGATTTTACCCAACATTACTCTTGGGTTCCACATTTATGACAGCTATTCTGATTCAAGGATGACTTACCGTATACCATTTTGGACATGCTCTTCACCTCACAAGAGTTCGTTCCAAACTACAGATGTGGCAGCCAGAGAAATGTAATAGGAATTATTGGGGGATTTGGCTCTGATACAACCTCACGCATGGCAGATATCTTACATCTTTATAAGATTCCACAGGTAATACTAATGCATGAAAGCCAGGATAATTTCTCCATTATTATTAATTCTTCTCCTTTATGAATGCTATCAATTTAATGATCCTTTAGGTTAGAATGAAATGATGAGGTATAAATAAAAGGAGCTGAAATAGTTTCAGTATTTATCATATtcataaatgtgtgcattggATTCCGATTGTGTCATACCATGAGTAATGGGTTTAAATTAGACACAAGTAACTTATTAGACAGTcgatttggtgtagtggttaaggcaccaggctagaaaccaggagaccatgacttctagtcccaccttagaaatgaagccagatgggtgaccttggaccagtcactgtcagccctaggaaaaaagcaagggcaaaccacttctgaaatcttaccaagaaagctgcagagccatgtccaggaagtcacccaggaatcaacactgattcaaatgaatcctccccccaaaaaaagtgaATATTAATGATTTCACTGCATCTGCAGTTGCCTTGAGAAATATGATCATTTAGTTGAGATATTTCACAAAGATAAATATATGTGATGTGCCTCCATTACAATTGAAACTCACCTACTTAGAATCAAATATCACTTATATTACttgaagcaggataggaagtgtattgatgcttttgaactttggtgttggagaagactcctgagcataccatggacagccaagaaaacaaacaaattgatcatCAAATaactcaacccagagttctcactcaaggtgcaaatgaccaggttcaaattttCCTACTTTAGAACTTTAtatgaagacctagttctctaaagaaggctctaatgctgggaaagatggaaggaaggtggatggactcagagtgGTGATGAACacacagttggaagacctgaaagaacaggttagaaaGAGATCGTCATGCAGAAGATCTTTGCTGGGAGTCAAAAATGAGTCAATGGtacattatcaatcaatcaattacttATATTAATCAAGTACTGTATATAAGCCATCAGATATTAATCAAGAATTAATATTTACCTTGAATGAAATAATACTATGCATAAATTCAACAGGTAAAAAAATCATTTGTTAACTATAAACATTGAAGAAATCATCTATTATGCAGCTGCAGTTATAAAAGGCAAATCTTTTCcacttttatatttctttctgacAGAGTGGTTCTCATCCTGATGagcatccagaaaaaaataatcagttgTTTTATTAGTTGtaagagagattttaaaaattatactttcaGAGTACTATTTTAGAAAGTTACGCTTTTCAAATTACTATTTTAACTCTCAAATTTAAGTTCAAACTTTTTAATATACTGTTAAATTTTCATGTTATTCTTATCGGAAAAGTTTCCAGATGCAAATATTATTCAAACAATGGTTTCTTGCTCCTGAGTGAATATATTTTGGGGATGTcattgttgttgtcgttgtttaTGAATTACAGCTACTTCTGTTTAACCAGTGTTCCTCAGTTTACCTTTAGAAGATCAACTGTCCCCCTTCTTTGCTTTTCTGGCAAATCCTTTTTGTGTGATTGCATCTCACAGTTCTGTATAAGCCACTTCCCTGATATTTCTGGATAAGAAAAAGtgtgcttaaataaataaatgagccaaTGATTCGTGAGAAATAACAAATCACAATCCCTGTTTGAACTCTGaattattctcattttttttcttttgaaaagatttCATATGGCTCATTTGAACCAGCATCCAATAATCAGATCCATTCCCCTCCTGTTCTCCGCATGGTTCCTAGTGAATTACTTCAGTACCATGGACTTGTCCAATTGCTTCTGTATTTCCAATGGTGGTGGATTGGACTCATGGCTATAGATGATGAAACTGGAAATTATTTCTTGCGAGCTGTTGAGCAAATACTTTTACAGAAAGGAATCTGTCCAGCTTTCTCAGAACGGTTGACAAAACATATCTACTTTTTTGATAAAATAGATACAATGGCCATTGATAGATTGgacattttgaagaattttatgctAAATACAGCCAAAGTCATCATCATTCATGGAGAAACTGCATCCATTACATGGTTAATAGTTGCTGTAGGAACAACTCAAATCATGCAATCTATATTTCCACAGGAAAAGGAGAAGTACCGTCCAACAAAGGTGTGGGTTACTACAGCCCAAATTGATTTTACCTTATTTCACTTTCAAAAGATTCTTGATGTTAAAATCCAAATCTTCCATGGCGCCCTTTCTTTCAACATTCACTCAAAGCAAATTCAAGGTTTTCAACAATTCCTTGAGAGTGTAAATCCTTTTGGGGAAGATGAAGATGGTTTTATCCATGATTTCTGGCAACAAGCATTCAGTTGCTTCCTTTCCAAAACTGATTTGTTAAGTCTCATCTTTGGACCCTATACTGGAAAGGAAACATTAGAGAGTCTTCCTGCACCAttctttgaaatgagcatgactggTCATAGTTATAGTGTCTATAATGCTGTCTATGCATTGGCTCATACCTTACGTGCAGTGTACTCAACCAGAGTCAACCACAGACCATCGGAGCATGGAGGCAGACTGTCAGCTCAGTATATAAAACCTTGGCAGGTAATGTTACTTGCATGACAAAAGGCAATGGTGAAAAAACTGGCAAGATCCAGCTGACCTTTCCTGTTCTTGGAGGCTAAGTAGGGTTATGTCCAATTAGAACTTTAATTGAGGGATCACTAGGAGATCCCAAAATTGTAGGGTAGATTTTGAAAGGCAAAACACCTCCATACGGTTACCAAAACCCTGTATGGACTTGTGAGTTAAGCTCAACTTGAGCAAGTCTTTACTTTCTTTTATACTTGGATACACAAGTCAAACACTGGTTAGATTACCACTGATTGTTACTAGAAACCAAGCACACTTTATATTAAGAATACAAGTAGACTGAGTTTTTTATTGCTTTGATGGATTgctttttatttcataatttaagGACTTAGGTTTTTATTGGGAACATTTTAAATAGGGCAAAGAAATGGTTAATAATTCTGTTGTGAACTATGACTTTTCAAGTCATCACCAACCCTCACACTCTTATACAGTTAGAGGAAAATGaggatttttcttcatttttttccaatttaatatgctgtggggaaaaatgatACAACGGAGAATTAGGATTCTGGCTGCCCAGCAGTAGGATCGCCCTCTGAAAACACAGCAGAACTAGGCCAAATTTAATCTAGAGGGAataagccagcaaaagaaagatagcTCTTGAAAATGGGCCCAATCTACCCCCAAAAGATCAGGAAAAAAACCTGGGTAGCAGCTCAGAACATTGCCAACAGTTCCATTTTATGCTCCCCAAGATCTCTTTCTTCTAGGTCACATGACCAAGAGGGGAGCTATTATTAAAGGgctagaaagaattccagaaactacGTTTTGCAGATTTCCCCTAACTTGTTTCCAAGTGAATCATTCATTGTTCCATGACAGCTTATAACGACAGGGCCCAACAAAGCCCTAATAGAAGCTATTCACAGATGTGGGGAGACATTTGTGCAAAGATTGTCTTCCTGCTACCCAAAGTATCTTTATGGAACAGCAAGTAAGAAGACGTTCTGTTGATATCAGCTGGCAATTTAGTCCATGCAGAAATTTATCATTTCCAGTCCACGGCTTAATTCATACCTATAAGGTGATCATAGGGATGTATCCATGACATCATCCCAATCTCCCAACATTCTTCACTCCTGGAGCAGCCTGCTATCTGTTCCCCAGGAAACTGGTCCATCAGACAAAATTCAGTCCCTTTCTGGAATGCCTGGAATTGAGATATTTCTCCGATGTTTATTCCATGCTAGCCCCTGTATGAATAAATCTGTTTCTCCCTGCAAAGCTTAGAAAAGATTCTTCTCCTTTCTGTGGGATTCAAGTTTGTAGAGatgtataaatgaatataaaGGCACAGTGTGTATGTAGATCTGAGTGAAGGAAATGTCTCATGCATGTGCTTTCTCACATGGGCTTTGCTAGTTAGGGGTGAGTCCTAAAGCACCCTCAGAACTTGCTACTTAATCATTTAAAGACAAGAACAGAATTCCAAGTAAACGTTTACTATTTTAATTGGCGCCTTGTTGCTTGATTTGCCTTTCAAACAGGAGcctttgggtggggggagaaagcaTGTTGTAATGCTTTATAATCCATtacattatttttccttcttcgtGCAGCTTCATTCATTTCTTCAGAGGATTGCATTCAACAATAGTGCGGGAGATGAAATCACGTTTAATTAACATGGAGAATTGGCAGGCGGATTTGATATTACAAACTTGGTCACTTTTTCTAATAATTCCTATACCAAGGTCCAAGTTGGAAGGCTGGATCCTCGGGAAGGGTTTACTATTAATGAGGACAAAATTGAATGGGAGAGAGATTTCACTCAGGTAGGAAAATAAAGAGCAATATTCACCATCAATGAGGCCACTAGATCTGGGCAACAATCCTTGGTCCAGGCAAAACCTTACTGACCCCACAGAAAGCTCATCCGGCAAAGAAACTAGAGAACCGGTTGAACTGCAAACATGCACTGGCTGAGTCCCCAGAAGACAGTAAATTCCAAGCCCAGGTTAACAAGCATAATTcctgcattcatttcacatgttaTACCCAAACAAATGAACCAATATAATGACTTAGCACAATGGCCtatttcatgcaacatgctagaaTAATGGCCAGGTTCTACAACAGGCTGAACCCCCAGTCTTATTTTGACCTAATCTTTCATATTGTGTAAACTCACTGTGTTGCTCCAGTGGAACTTATATAAGTGACAATAATTGGAAATAATTAGTTACCCCTATGTTCTTTAGAAATCTTGCAGAAACTCTTAAATCagtgggtttttttattattattattttatgctaTCTTAGTTGAAACATCCATCACTCTAAGTATGGAAATCgtaatctttttctgtttgatGCTGCATAAAAGAGATACAGTTTCCCACTCTGAAAACATTCAGTAGATGGCTTCTCCAAATACTCCTAGTGAAACATCAAGCGTGAAATGGCATCTCCAAGGATTTCCTTAATACTAGAgcaatttctatatttttatacacCTCTTTCCCTGTGTAATGAAAAGTGCCACCCTGGCTACAGTAAGAAAAAGAAGGAGGGGGagacattttgctgctatgattgtgcTCCATGTCCAGATGGGATGTTTTCAAGCCAAGAGGGTAGGACATATTGTGCTAAGTTATAACAAGTGGCTCAGAAAAAATGCAAGAAGCTGCTCTCCAGATTCAGTgtatgaagtttttttaaaaaaatatattaaatgattGTGGAATGTagcttttcctttatttatagttatttatttatttgtttgtttgtttatttatagaaATTAGTGGTTGAGCTTTCAACATTTCCCCTTTGGCATTTGACTATTAGAAGCAACCTTTTTGGGACAAATGAAAAATGAACTTCACAATAATACTGAGGTGTAGCTCATTTCATAACAGCTAATCTTCTAATTTGGAAGACCATTGTGTATAATAATCTACAGATTGTTAATATGAGAAGTCAGAGTCAAGACCACATGAATCAATGAGGAGAGAGAGTAATAAATCCAACCTTCTACCTCAAAGGAAACAGAAGTGGAGATCCATTCTGTATGGATGGACATCTGTTCTGTAAAACTGTGGTTGATTGTATGAGTAATGAAAAATTGCTTCTGTGGGTCCCAAGCAAAGCAACTGTTTGTCCATTTTAAGGCATGTACGATGAGGGTTTAAAAAGTAGGAATTGCCAAAAGCTGCTAGAAAAGTGGTTACAAGTCATGGAGAAACTCCTGAACTGATCCAAAGGTTTGTTCCTAAACTGCGAGAGAGAAAGATGGATTTGCAACCTATCCAAAAGCAAAGGGATGGAAGACAAATAGCAATATTAGCCACATACAGTACTCcagtcagtaaataaataaaagctttacATTTAAATGATATGGCAACATTCAAAGtcatttaaaataagaatattttgcTGCATCACattaactgcatgaatatatAGCTGGGTCTCTGTGAACATGTTACACCGGAGGATTTGAATTACGATTCTTTCTCAGTAACGGTACGTTTGTTGGTTTCAGATACAGAAACATGTTTCAGTTGTCCAGAGGATCACTATCCAAACAAATTCCAAGATCAATGCATTCCTAAAATTCCAAACTTTCTCACTTTTGAAGATACTTTGGCTATCACTGCAACTTTCTCAGCACTTTTACTGTCTCTGATCACAGTTCTGGTGCTAGGCATCTTCCTGAAGCACCACAATACtgccattgtcaaagccaacaatcaaAGTCTCACCTACCTTCTTCTCATCTCCCTCCTCTTGTGTTTCCTctcttctttgctttttattgGAAGGCCTAATCAAGTGACCTGCTTTCTTCGCCAGACTACTTTTGCCTTCATCTTTTCTGTGTCCCTCTCTAGCATATTGGCAAAAACCATTTCTGTGGTCTTGGCTTTCATGGCTaccaagccaggatccaggatgaggaaatgggtggggaaaagactggCCTATTCCATTGTGTTCATCTGCTCCAAATTTCAAGCAGGAATCTGTGTTCTGTGGCTGGCAATTTCTCCCCCCTTCCCTGATGTGGACATGTACTCAATGACTGAGGAAATTATTGTTTTATGTAATGAAGGCTCAGTCCccatgttttattgcattttgagCTACTTGGGATTTCTGGCCATTGTCAGTTACATTgtggccttcctagctaggaagttgccagacagtttcaatgaagccaagttcatcaccttcagcatgctagtgttttgcagtgtttggttGTCCTTCATCCCAACCTATTTGAGCACTAAAGGAAAATACATGGTggccgtggagatcttctccatcttggcctccagtgctgggttACTTAGTTGcatctttttccctaaatgctacatTATTGTGCTGAGGCCCCAGTTAAATAACAGGCAGCAATTGATCCAAAGAAAGTAATAAATTACAGTGAAGGACCGCATATTATCAATTACACTTCCTAGACAACCCTATAACATGACTTTTATCCAATTATGCTTTAATTGCTgatggagaagaagaggacatgGATGAGTGTTAtagtcaagttcaatctgaaaatGATAGATCCTGCAAGCAAGATGGGCTGCTTGTGATtgaagactggaatgccaaagttgggaaTAGTAAGAGGAAatatgtagttggattgtatggcttggGAAACTGAAAAGAAGCAGGAGGAAAACATATCATGTTCTGCAAATGCAATCATTTCTTTGCAGCTAACACAGTTTTCAGACAACCAGAACCATGTCTGTATATGTGGACATCACCAGACAgcacacagaaatcagattgactatgtCTCTGGAACAGGGAGGTTGAAAGAGCTGacttataacagcaaagatgtggtgTACTGTGGAACACATCATGACCTGGTCATGTGGGGGTTCCAAGTCAAACTAAAGTAGAAGAACAAACCCAGTCAGTTTCTACAATATGATCTTTGGCATATAACCATCATTTTCAAGGCGAGTATCAGGAATTACATTGAAATCCTGATAGGGAACTAGAGGAACCATGGAATAAAATCAGAGAAGTGCTTAAGGATTAATgtgaaagagactgccaaagaccaggGAACAGAAGTAAGCAAAcaggatgtcagaacaaacattggaaattgccaagaaaagagaagcaaaagccaagaaagacaaagcttCCAGGAAGGAAGAGGTGTtagaagaaggaagaagcagtATTTCAACggcatctgtaaagacatcaaaggtggaagcagacatggaaaaacaaggaaagttttcCAAAACATCCCCAAACTCAGAAGGAGATTCTAACCTCAAACCGGTATGCTAAGAAGCCAATAAATCAAGGAATTGGTTCAAAGAAGATGAAACAACAGTGGAAGGAGTGTACTGAGtgtatttttttctgcagctaacctccaagatacctt includes:
- the LOC134497033 gene encoding LOW QUALITY PROTEIN: vomeronasal type-2 receptor 26-like (The sequence of the model RefSeq protein was modified relative to this genomic sequence to represent the inferred CDS: substituted 1 base at 1 genomic stop codon), with protein sequence MVPSELLQYHGLVQLLLYFQWWWIGLMAIDDETGNYFLRAVEQILLQKGICPAFSERLTKHIYFFDKIDTMAIDRLDILKNFMLNTAKVIIIHGETASITWLIVAVGTTQIMQSIFPQEKEKYRPTKVWVTTAQIDFTLFHFQKILDVKIQIFHGALSFNIHSKQIQGFQQFLESVNPFGEDEDGFIHDFWQQAFSCFLSKTDLLSLIFGPYTGKETLESLPAPFFEMSMTGHSYSVYNAVYALAHTLRAVYSTRVNHRPSEHGGRLSAQYIKPWQLHSFLQRIAFNNSAGDEITFNXHGELAGGFDITNLVTFSNNSYTKVQVGRLDPREGFTINEDKIEWERDFTQVTPLSLCNEKCHPGYSKKKKEGETFCCYDCAPCPDGMFSSQEDTETCFSCPEDHYPNKFQDQCIPKIPNFLTFEDTLAITATFSALLLSLITVLVLGIFLKHHNTAIVKANNQSLTYLLLISLLLCFLSSLLFIGRPNQVTCFLRQTTFAFIFSVSLSSILAKTISVVLAFMATKPGSRMRKWVGKRLAYSIVFICSKFQAGICVLWLAISPPFPDVDMYSMTEEIIVLCNEGSVPMFYCILSYLGFLAIVSYIVAFLARKLPDSFNEAKFITFSMLVFCSVWLSFIPTYLSTKGKYMVAVEIFSILASSAGLLSCIFFPKCYIIVLRPQLNNRQQLIQRK